In the genome of Gloeotrichia echinulata CP02, one region contains:
- a CDS encoding thioredoxin-like domain-containing protein translates to MIPRVRAPELPQNYSLLNTDKPFSLKALKGRVVILDFWTYCCINCLHILPDLKYLEQKYKDSLTVIGVHSAKFDNEKETENIRQAILRYDIEHPVLVDRDFRVWQEYAVRAWPTLMVIDPEGYVIGYFSGEGKRDVLDELIEKLIRQHQEKGTINFQEFSFSLEKERQPLITPLAFPGKVLATSAGLFIADSGHHRLIMSSFEGEVLYLIGTGKSGLTDGGFGEAQFFAPQGMAFDAEDQILYVADTENHALRRVDIKRQLVETIAGTGTQNRNISRHSGAGLKTALNSPWDLVKVGNTLFIAMAGSHQIWVMYLQTNMIKSYAGTGAEACIDGSLDESAFAQPSGMTTDGQELYIADSEVSSIRGVGLVKPYQVRTVCGSGGLFSFGDVDGQGEDVRLQHCLGIEYAQNYLWVADTYNHKIKLVSPSTGDCQTILGDGVAGLQDGEAKKTRFFEPSGLSVMGSYLYISDTNNHVIRRVDLNSFAVTTMNFAGLCAPDVCIP, encoded by the coding sequence ATGATTCCCCGCGTCAGAGCGCCTGAACTACCACAAAATTATTCTTTGTTGAACACCGATAAACCATTTTCTTTGAAAGCACTCAAAGGTAGAGTTGTAATTTTAGATTTTTGGACGTACTGTTGTATCAACTGTCTGCATATTCTGCCAGATCTAAAATATTTAGAGCAGAAATATAAAGATAGTCTGACAGTCATTGGCGTCCATTCCGCCAAATTTGACAACGAAAAAGAAACCGAAAATATTCGTCAAGCTATCTTGCGTTATGACATCGAACACCCAGTTTTAGTAGACAGGGATTTTCGAGTTTGGCAAGAATATGCTGTACGTGCTTGGCCTACCTTAATGGTAATTGACCCTGAAGGTTATGTAATTGGCTATTTCTCCGGTGAAGGAAAACGTGATGTTTTAGATGAATTGATTGAAAAATTAATTCGCCAACACCAGGAAAAAGGCACGATTAATTTTCAAGAATTTAGTTTCAGCTTAGAAAAAGAGCGTCAACCATTAATTACGCCACTAGCTTTTCCGGGTAAAGTCTTGGCGACATCTGCGGGTTTGTTCATCGCTGATTCTGGACATCACCGCCTAATTATGAGTAGCTTTGAGGGAGAAGTCTTGTATTTAATTGGTACGGGAAAATCTGGTTTAACTGATGGTGGTTTTGGCGAAGCACAGTTTTTTGCACCCCAAGGAATGGCTTTTGATGCAGAAGATCAAATTCTCTATGTTGCTGATACAGAAAATCATGCTTTGCGGCGAGTTGACATCAAGCGTCAATTAGTAGAAACTATCGCGGGAACTGGTACGCAAAATCGGAATATCAGTCGTCATAGTGGCGCTGGTTTGAAAACCGCTTTGAATTCTCCTTGGGATTTGGTGAAAGTCGGAAATACCCTATTTATTGCGATGGCTGGATCTCATCAAATTTGGGTGATGTATTTACAAACAAACATGATTAAAAGCTATGCTGGTACTGGTGCAGAAGCTTGTATTGATGGTTCTTTAGATGAATCGGCTTTTGCTCAACCAAGTGGTATGACTACAGATGGTCAAGAGTTATATATTGCTGACAGTGAAGTTAGTTCAATTCGCGGTGTGGGACTGGTAAAACCATACCAAGTGCGTACAGTTTGCGGTAGTGGGGGTTTATTTAGCTTTGGCGATGTAGATGGACAAGGTGAAGATGTTCGTTTACAACATTGCTTAGGAATTGAATACGCCCAGAATTATTTGTGGGTAGCGGATACTTATAATCATAAAATTAAATTAGTCAGTCCTAGCACAGGTGATTGTCAAACAATTTTGGGGGATGGTGTCGCAGGTTTGCAAGATGGTGAAGCTAAGAAGACGCGCTTTTTTGAACCTTCGGGATTGAGTGTTATGGGTTCATATCTATATATTAGTGATACGAATAATCATGTTATTCGGCGTGTTGATTTAAATTCGTTTGCGGTGACGACGATGAATTTTGCTGGTTTGTGTGCGCCTGATGTTTGTATTCCGTAG